The Vanessa atalanta chromosome 2, ilVanAtal1.2, whole genome shotgun sequence genome has a segment encoding these proteins:
- the LOC125069709 gene encoding uncharacterized protein LOC125069709 — protein sequence MKYLGLILDGRWSFGQHFVHLGPRLINAAAALGRLLPNVGGPGSLCRRLYSGVVRSMALYGAPIWVDALTADNRALLRKPQRVIAVRGIRGYRTVSWAAATLLAGDPPWELQAEVLAEALGIINDALEPPSATYFLREAAF from the exons atgaagtatctgggcctcatcctggacggtcgatggagcttcgggcagcattttgtccatctcggcccgaggctcatcaacgccgccgccgctctcggccgcctccttccgaatgtgggggggccgggatcgctatgccggcgtctatattccggtgtagtgaggtcgatggcgctgtacggtgccccgatctgggtcgacgccctcaccgctgacaaccgggccctgctgcgtaagccgcagagggtcatagcggtgagaggcatcagagggtaccgtacggtgtcgtgggctgcggcgacacttctcgcgggcgatccgccctgggagctccaggcggaggtgctcgcggaa GCTCTGGGGATCATAAATGATGCCTTAGAGCCACCCTCAGCCACGTACTTCCTGAGGGAAGCTGCCTTTTAG
- the LOC125069718 gene encoding uncharacterized protein LOC125069718, which translates to MKYLGLILDGRWSFGQHFVHLGPRLINAAAALGRLLPNVGGPGSLCRRLYSGVVRSMALYGAPIWVDALTADNRALLRKPQRVIAVRGIRGYRTVSWAAATLLAGDPPWELQAEVLAERMGALSDTDSVSSRMTVDMAVEVGARWRALKPTTLA; encoded by the exons atgaagtatctgggcctcatcctggacggtcgatggagcttcgggcagcattttgtccatctcggcccgaggctcatcaacgccgccgccgctctcggccgcctccttccgaatgtgggggggccgggatcgctatgccggcgtctatattccggtgtagtgaggtcgatggcgctgtacggtgccccgatctgggtcgacgccctcaccgctgacaaccgggccctgctgcgtaagccgcagagggtcatagcggtgagaggcatcagagggtaccgtacggtgtcgtgggctgcggcgacacttctcgcgggcgatccgccctgggagctccaggcggaggtgctcgcggaa AGGATGGGCGCGCTGTCGGATACCGACAGCGTGTCGAGTCGTATGACTGTTGATATGGCGGTGGAGGTGGGCGCCCGATGGCGCGCGCTGAAACCAACGACCTTGGCTTGA